In one window of bacterium DNA:
- the hypF gene encoding carbamoyltransferase HypF — translation MALLKRRVKVFIEGRVQGVGFRPSVFKYAVENRLTGFVCNTADGLYIEVEGFIKNIEKFIEKIKRNPPVRAHINKISVIYTNPINSEKTFRIIGSRYTSEKIKIELSPDIAICNECLKELFNPEDRRYLFPFINCTNCGPRFTITEKLPYDRENTTMKIFKMCPECLKEYNNPADRRFHAQPDCCFVCGPDVFLIKDEILAKGIEAIKRSAELINKGYIVAVKGTGGYHLICDAKNSKIVNRLREIKNRGDKPFALMAKDIKTAKQYCFISSVEKKLLVSWQSPIVLLKKKENCTLPEEIAPSNRYLGFFLPYTPVHHLLFFFNCPDVVVATSANIADSPIIFKDNKKEMEKLTYISDYILTNNRPIKTGCDDSVVRVAPDKNIYMIRKARGYTPDMIKTAISFKKEVFAAGAEEKNTFAFGRDNSIILSQHTGNQEDAETLNFYYETFEHFVRIFGFSPEIVAHDLHPDYLPTKFALDMAKRNGLKTIGIQHHHAHIASCMLDNNLKNEKVIGVALDGTGYGEKGDIRGAEFLIADYRTYERYAYLDYITLPGGEKAIKEVWRIGLSLLYKTFGNEIFNLKIPFIERYRSKTEFILDMFKKDINCVPVSSMGRLFDGVSSILGISENITYEAQPAIELEMIAKKTEGKPYKYGIREESSLIIDLLPLIKSIVDDIKSGISTEKISYKFHRTISAIITRICKRIKEERGIYRVVLSGGVFQNKLLLDIVWKELQENNFSVFCHHNLPTNDGCISAGQSVIALYSQYRE, via the coding sequence ATGGCACTCCTGAAAAGAAGGGTAAAGGTTTTTATTGAAGGCAGGGTTCAGGGGGTTGGATTCAGACCTTCTGTCTTCAAGTATGCTGTTGAGAACAGGTTGACTGGTTTTGTATGTAATACTGCAGATGGGTTATATATAGAAGTAGAAGGTTTTATAAAGAATATAGAAAAATTTATTGAAAAGATAAAGAGAAACCCACCGGTTCGCGCACATATTAACAAAATCTCTGTCATATACACAAATCCTATCAATAGTGAAAAGACATTCAGAATAATTGGAAGTAGATATACATCAGAAAAGATAAAAATTGAACTTTCTCCTGATATTGCTATATGTAATGAATGTCTGAAAGAGTTATTTAATCCTGAAGACAGGAGATATCTGTTTCCTTTTATCAACTGCACAAATTGTGGACCACGGTTTACCATTACAGAAAAACTTCCCTATGACAGAGAAAATACAACTATGAAGATATTTAAGATGTGTCCTGAATGTCTAAAAGAATATAATAACCCTGCTGATAGAAGGTTTCATGCACAGCCGGATTGCTGTTTTGTCTGTGGTCCTGATGTTTTTTTAATTAAAGATGAGATTCTGGCAAAAGGTATAGAAGCAATAAAAAGGTCCGCAGAACTTATAAACAAAGGATACATTGTTGCGGTAAAAGGGACAGGGGGATATCATCTTATCTGTGATGCAAAAAATAGCAAGATAGTAAATAGATTAAGAGAAATAAAAAACAGGGGAGATAAGCCTTTTGCTCTTATGGCAAAGGATATAAAAACAGCAAAACAATACTGCTTTATAAGTAGTGTAGAAAAAAAGTTATTAGTTTCGTGGCAAAGTCCCATAGTTCTTTTAAAGAAAAAAGAGAATTGTACTCTTCCAGAAGAAATAGCCCCTTCTAACAGATATTTAGGATTTTTTCTTCCTTATACACCTGTCCACCACCTCCTATTTTTCTTTAACTGCCCTGATGTAGTTGTTGCTACCAGTGCCAATATTGCGGATAGCCCGATTATCTTCAAGGATAACAAAAAAGAAATGGAAAAACTTACTTATATTTCTGACTATATCCTTACAAACAACCGTCCTATAAAGACCGGATGTGATGATTCTGTGGTGAGGGTTGCCCCTGATAAAAACATATATATGATAAGAAAGGCACGGGGATATACACCTGATATGATAAAAACAGCTATTTCTTTCAAAAAAGAGGTCTTTGCTGCAGGAGCAGAAGAGAAGAATACATTTGCTTTTGGTAGAGATAATAGTATTATTTTAAGTCAGCATACAGGTAATCAGGAAGATGCAGAGACACTGAATTTTTATTATGAAACATTTGAACACTTTGTAAGAATTTTTGGTTTTTCTCCGGAAATAGTTGCCCATGACCTTCATCCTGACTATCTACCTACAAAGTTTGCACTGGATATGGCTAAAAGAAATGGGTTGAAGACCATAGGTATTCAGCATCACCACGCACATATTGCTTCTTGTATGCTTGATAATAATCTTAAGAATGAAAAGGTTATAGGTGTTGCGCTGGACGGAACTGGTTATGGAGAAAAAGGGGATATAAGAGGGGCAGAGTTTTTAATTGCTGACTATAGAACTTATGAGCGGTATGCTTACCTTGACTATATAACACTTCCAGGTGGAGAGAAGGCAATTAAGGAGGTCTGGAGGATAGGGCTGTCTTTGCTGTACAAAACCTTTGGTAATGAAATTTTCAATCTTAAAATCCCATTTATTGAAAGATATAGAAGTAAGACAGAATTCATACTGGATATGTTTAAGAAAGATATAAACTGTGTACCTGTCTCAAGTATGGGACGTCTTTTTGATGGGGTTTCTTCAATACTTGGTATAAGTGAAAACATTACCTATGAAGCACAGCCAGCAATAGAACTTGAAATGATAGCAAAAAAGACAGAGGGGAAACCCTATAAATATGGAATAAGAGAAGAGAGTAGTTTAATAATAGACCTGTTGCCTTTAATAAAAAGCATTGTAGATGATATAAAAAGTGGTATATCTACGGAAAAAATCTCATATAAGTTCCACAGAACTATATCAGCAATAATTACCAGGATATGCAAACGAATAAAAGAAGAAAGAGGGATATATAGAGTGGTTCTTTCAGGAGGTGTATTTCAGAACAAACTTTTACTTGATATTGTATGGAAGGAATTGCAAGAAAACAATTTTTCTGTCTTCTGCCACCATAACCTTCCAACAAATGATGGATGTATCTCCGCAGGTCAGTCAGTTATAGCACTTTACTCTCAATACCGAGAGTAG
- a CDS encoding cyclophilin-like fold protein produces the protein MEKKILIKAGSIVVKGIMKDTGLAEKIYNALPFTSKARLWGKEIYFEIPVASGIDEPVEEVEKGDIAYWPEGRCMCLFFGPTPISKGEKPIPASSVEVVGKITSDLNELNKVRSGEKVIIEKD, from the coding sequence ATGGAAAAGAAGATACTGATAAAGGCAGGCAGTATTGTGGTAAAAGGCATAATGAAAGATACGGGTCTGGCAGAGAAGATTTATAATGCACTTCCATTTACCTCAAAGGCACGGCTATGGGGAAAGGAGATATACTTTGAGATACCTGTAGCAAGTGGAATTGATGAGCCAGTGGAAGAGGTAGAAAAAGGTGATATTGCATACTGGCCAGAAGGAAGATGTATGTGCCTTTTCTTCGGTCCAACACCTATAAGTAAGGGAGAAAAGCCCATACCTGCAAGTTCTGTTGAAGTTGTAGGGAAAATAACTTCTGACCTTAATGAACTGAATAAGGTTCGCTCAGGTGAAAAGGTCATTATAGAGAAGGATTAA
- a CDS encoding ATP-binding protein, giving the protein MIKDTLILQKREIEKRKCERFIERDEVQRLKGLLANDLIKVITGPRRAGKSFLGFNLLFSTGSFGYVNFDDEKLIDIKDYDAILTAVNSVYNNPKFVLFDEIQNLPKWELFVNRLQRQGYNLVITGSNSKLLSSELSPHLTGRHISVTIFPFSFNEFLKLENKELTTQEIRGKLYEYLRHGGYPEPLIKNIDHKEYLSTLFNSIIYKDIVRRFKIRLIPAVENLAFFLLSNVSREFSYNTLSRITKCKSVHTVEKYLNYLEESFIFFRIHRFSPKMEEKLSSNKKIYCIDNGFIHFVGHTNKDTEFLCENAVAVKLKKNEMNGGANVYYWKHPLRQEVDFVLKSGTEIIQLIQVCYNLKDVKVVELKERALIRASKELKCNDLLIITDEYEGEKEVEWFGIKGEIKYLPLWKYLLQE; this is encoded by the coding sequence ATGATAAAAGATACACTGATATTGCAGAAAAGGGAAATAGAGAAAAGAAAATGTGAAAGGTTTATTGAAAGAGATGAGGTACAACGGCTTAAAGGGTTGCTTGCCAATGACCTTATCAAGGTGATTACAGGACCAAGAAGGGCAGGTAAATCATTTCTCGGATTTAATCTCCTTTTCAGTACAGGTAGTTTTGGATATGTAAACTTTGATGATGAGAAACTGATAGATATAAAGGACTATGATGCAATATTAACTGCTGTAAACTCTGTCTATAACAATCCGAAATTTGTTCTTTTTGATGAAATACAGAACCTTCCTAAATGGGAATTATTTGTCAACCGTCTTCAGAGACAGGGATATAACCTTGTTATCACAGGCAGCAACTCTAAACTCTTAAGCAGTGAACTATCTCCTCATCTTACTGGTAGGCATATATCTGTGACGATATTTCCCTTCTCCTTTAATGAATTTCTCAAGTTGGAGAATAAAGAACTTACCACACAGGAAATAAGGGGAAAACTTTATGAGTATTTAAGACATGGTGGATACCCTGAACCACTTATAAAAAATATAGACCATAAAGAATATCTATCAACATTATTTAATTCCATTATCTATAAGGACATTGTTAGAAGATTTAAAATACGGCTTATTCCTGCTGTAGAAAATCTTGCTTTTTTCCTCCTTTCAAACGTAAGTAGAGAATTTTCATATAACACATTAAGCAGAATAACAAAATGTAAGAGTGTGCATACAGTAGAAAAGTATCTGAACTACCTTGAGGAGTCATTTATATTCTTCCGTATCCACAGATTTTCACCCAAAATGGAAGAGAAATTAAGTTCAAACAAAAAGATATACTGTATAGATAATGGATTTATACATTTTGTAGGACATACCAATAAAGATACAGAATTCCTTTGTGAAAATGCTGTTGCAGTGAAACTTAAGAAGAACGAAATGAACGGTGGAGCCAATGTATATTACTGGAAGCATCCTCTACGGCAGGAGGTGGATTTTGTTCTTAAGTCCGGTACAGAGATTATTCAACTTATTCAGGTATGTTATAATCTAAAAGATGTAAAAGTGGTGGAATTAAAGGAGAGGGCACTTATCAGGGCGAGCAAGGAATTGAAGTGTAATGACCTTTTGATAATCACTGATGAGTATGAAGGAGAGAAAGAGGTTGAGTGGTTCGGGATAAAAGGGGAAATAAAATATCTTCCTCTGTGGAAGTATCTTTTACAGGAGTGA
- the hypB gene encoding hydrogenase nickel incorporation protein HypB: MKEIKIIEVGTSIFEENERIAEENRILLNESGTFAVNVMGSPGSGKTSLLEKTISELKSRFSFSVIEGDIKGCIDAERIARLDIPVVQINTGGACHLDAFMVKKGFTQISLKETDIVFIENVGNLVCPAEFDIGTSLNVVVSSVSEGEDKPLKYPLMFKRADVCILNKIDLMPHTDFNLSVFKKYLKDISSAKLIPLSIRTGEGISDWIKTLSDFTLNRIIEQPETISLTWEGRIVIIGMGDRLKADDGAGSIVTEKLTKIIKRKDVKIIDAGSSVENYIGVIEKFRPNTVVVIDAVDFGGKPGEIKVIEYDQIEETTPSTHSISLTLILKHIHREIGANCKVIGIQPKKITLSEELSIEVEDAIRKIINYISCELCR, translated from the coding sequence ATGAAAGAAATAAAAATAATAGAGGTAGGTACAAGCATATTTGAAGAGAATGAGAGAATTGCAGAAGAAAACCGTATATTATTAAATGAAAGCGGTACATTTGCTGTTAATGTTATGGGTTCCCCTGGTTCCGGAAAAACCTCCTTGCTTGAAAAGACCATATCCGAACTGAAAAGCAGATTCTCATTCAGTGTAATAGAAGGGGATATAAAAGGGTGTATTGATGCGGAAAGGATAGCGAGATTAGATATCCCTGTAGTACAGATAAACACAGGTGGTGCTTGTCATCTGGATGCTTTTATGGTAAAAAAAGGATTTACACAAATTTCTCTTAAAGAAACAGATATTGTGTTTATAGAAAATGTAGGAAACTTAGTGTGCCCTGCTGAATTTGATATAGGTACATCTTTAAATGTGGTGGTATCAAGTGTGTCGGAAGGAGAAGATAAACCACTGAAGTATCCCCTAATGTTTAAGAGAGCAGATGTATGTATTCTTAACAAGATAGACCTTATGCCACATACAGATTTTAATTTAAGTGTATTCAAAAAGTATCTTAAAGATATATCATCTGCTAAACTCATACCTCTTTCAATAAGGACAGGAGAAGGGATTTCTGACTGGATAAAAACACTATCTGATTTTACTTTAAATCGGATTATTGAGCAACCGGAAACAATATCACTCACATGGGAAGGGAGAATTGTTATTATTGGGATGGGAGACCGCCTGAAAGCGGATGATGGCGCTGGTTCTATTGTTACAGAAAAACTTACAAAGATAATAAAAAGGAAGGATGTAAAAATTATTGATGCAGGGAGTTCTGTGGAGAACTATATAGGTGTTATTGAAAAATTCAGACCTAATACAGTGGTTGTTATAGATGCTGTGGATTTTGGAGGAAAACCAGGAGAGATAAAGGTGATTGAGTATGACCAGATAGAAGAGACAACACCATCCACACACAGTATCTCTCTTACATTGATTTTAAAACATATACATAGAGAAATAGGTGCAAACTGTAAAGTTATAGGTATACAGCCTAAAAAAATAACCCTTTCTGAAGAGTTGTCCATTGAAGTTGAAGATGCTATAAGGAAAATTATAAATTATATTTCCTGTGAACTATGTAGATAA
- a CDS encoding hydrogenase maturation nickel metallochaperone HypA: MHELSISQKILEILEKIRKERNISAFHRINLTVNPLSCIDEENINFTFHALTKDNPFYKNVKIYIRRSENPSSKEFILENVEIEENV; encoded by the coding sequence ATGCATGAATTATCTATAAGCCAAAAAATTTTAGAGATTCTTGAAAAAATTAGAAAAGAGCGAAATATCTCTGCATTCCATAGAATAAACCTTACTGTTAATCCTTTAAGTTGCATAGATGAAGAAAATATAAACTTTACTTTCCATGCCCTTACAAAGGATAACCCCTTTTATAAAAATGTAAAAATATATATAAGGAGGAGTGAAAACCCATCCTCTAAAGAATTTATACTGGAGAATGTGGAGATAGAAGAAAATGTTTGA
- the mnhG gene encoding monovalent cation/H(+) antiporter subunit G has protein sequence MIDILFYIVMAIGLCFVLLGCIGLLRMPDVYCRLQAATKCVTLGTGSVLLATIIKTGFSAIGMKALICLVFLFLNSPTAAHALARAADISGIKIWEKPGDEKIYPAKPRPTIDIDKE, from the coding sequence ATGATTGATATTCTTTTCTATATAGTTATGGCTATTGGATTATGTTTTGTCCTTCTCGGATGTATCGGACTTTTAAGGATGCCTGATGTATACTGTCGTCTACAGGCAGCTACAAAGTGTGTAACACTCGGTACAGGGAGTGTCCTTTTAGCTACTATAATAAAAACCGGATTTTCTGCTATAGGGATGAAAGCACTTATATGTCTTGTATTTCTATTTTTAAACTCACCTACTGCAGCACATGCACTCGCGAGGGCAGCAGATATATCAGGTATCAAGATATGGGAAAAACCTGGTGATGAGAAGATATATCCTGCAAAACCAAGACCTACTATAGATATTGATAAAGAATAA
- a CDS encoding monovalent cation/H+ antiporter complex subunit F: MILVFAFLALCVSICVYRVFRGPRAADRMVAIDILGIIIIIFCVFLSLATGSEWYMSIAIAWSIIGFVSTITLAKFLEGRNLDD, from the coding sequence ATGATTCTTGTATTCGCTTTTCTTGCTTTATGTGTATCTATATGTGTCTATAGAGTATTTAGAGGTCCGAGAGCAGCAGATAGAATGGTGGCTATTGATATACTCGGTATTATTATAATTATATTCTGTGTGTTCCTTTCTCTTGCAACCGGTTCAGAGTGGTATATGAGTATAGCCATTGCCTGGTCTATTATAGGATTTGTAAGTACTATCACACTTGCAAAGTTCTTAGAAGGGAGGAATTTAGATGATTGA
- a CDS encoding Na+/H+ antiporter subunit E, with the protein MNYLIVFILLFGIWKILTWSNEPGNYIAGILVSLFVTLLYGREFPYHPEHTFQIRRYFAFVKFIFVFIWQMIKANFIMAYRILSPGPPIKPGVVKIPLYLKSPLGRIILANSITLAPGTFTMDIDEEFLYVHWIYVETTDPIKAEELICGKAQKILKEVFE; encoded by the coding sequence ATGAACTACCTTATTGTTTTTATACTTTTGTTTGGTATATGGAAGATTTTAACATGGAGCAATGAACCAGGTAATTATATTGCAGGTATTCTGGTTTCTCTTTTCGTCACACTTCTTTATGGAAGAGAATTTCCATATCATCCTGAACATACATTCCAGATAAGACGATATTTTGCTTTTGTAAAGTTCATCTTTGTATTTATCTGGCAGATGATAAAGGCAAACTTTATTATGGCATATCGTATCTTAAGTCCGGGACCTCCTATCAAGCCAGGTGTTGTAAAGATACCATTATATCTTAAATCACCACTTGGAAGGATTATACTGGCAAATTCCATAACGCTTGCTCCTGGAACATTTACTATGGATATAGATGAAGAGTTTTTATATGTCCACTGGATATATGTTGAAACGACAGATCCTATAAAGGCAGAAGAGTTAATATGTGGAAAGGCCCAGAAGATATTGAAGGAGGTATTTGAATGA
- a CDS encoding proton-conducting transporter membrane subunit, whose protein sequence is MAYGQRNIKRLYAYSTISQIGYCAIGLGIGGYLGNLGVLMHFIAHAFSKALLFLNIGAIEYVTGSTDMEQLKGLNDKMPVTTLLGSTGMLGIAGVPPMGNFWSKLIIIIAAVQAGYPGIAVLCIVVSIITLGYFLKLQRNVYYNRVEEPIKQEAPKTLLFPMVVLAILVFISGILLIPGIREKTLDRSVSVMESFSYMDIKIGENR, encoded by the coding sequence ATGGCATATGGACAGCGAAATATAAAACGACTTTATGCATACTCAACCATAAGTCAGATTGGATACTGTGCTATAGGATTGGGTATAGGCGGATATCTGGGGAATCTGGGTGTACTTATGCATTTTATTGCACATGCATTCTCAAAGGCACTTCTTTTCTTAAATATAGGAGCTATTGAATATGTTACAGGTTCTACAGATATGGAACAATTAAAAGGACTGAATGATAAGATGCCTGTAACAACACTTTTAGGGAGTACAGGAATGTTAGGTATTGCAGGTGTACCTCCTATGGGTAATTTCTGGAGTAAACTTATCATAATAATTGCAGCAGTGCAGGCAGGTTATCCAGGAATAGCGGTTTTATGTATTGTTGTATCTATTATTACTCTGGGGTATTTCCTTAAATTACAGAGGAATGTTTATTACAACAGAGTTGAAGAGCCAATAAAACAAGAAGCACCAAAAACACTTCTTTTCCCTATGGTAGTTCTTGCAATACTGGTATTTATATCAGGGATATTACTTATTCCTGGTATAAGAGAAAAAACACTGGATAGGTCTGTATCTGTTATGGAGAGTTTTTCCTATATGGATATTAAAATAGGAGAGAACAGATGA
- a CDS encoding proton-conducting transporter membrane subunit has product MNNLIILPVAIYLGAGFLISLLLRKDEKSAGIVAISFVLLATITSIIFGIDVFTNGRIVYFVGGWEKPLGIVLMVDPLSSLFIIMTNFIALLIMIYSFVYIRKYTETSYFYIIFLIMLAGMNGVLISMDIFNIYVFFEIASIASFILVAFGLRAEELEASMKYTVMSFIASTMILFAIALIYGFTGTLNIATFMSETAGLSTSHLWFLAGLLLSGFALKAALVPFHTWLPDAHSMAPAPISAILSGMFIKVIGLYVLIRITNNIFIILPQIRICCFYYSEYCQWFSEDLWHMDSEI; this is encoded by the coding sequence ATGAACAATCTTATTATTCTTCCTGTGGCAATATATTTGGGGGCTGGATTTCTCATATCTCTACTTTTAAGGAAAGATGAAAAGTCCGCCGGGATAGTAGCGATATCTTTTGTCTTACTTGCTACTATAACATCAATAATTTTTGGTATAGATGTATTTACCAATGGAAGAATTGTATATTTTGTAGGTGGCTGGGAAAAACCATTAGGCATAGTTCTTATGGTTGACCCTCTTTCTTCTTTATTCATTATAATGACAAATTTTATTGCCCTTCTTATAATGATATACTCGTTTGTTTATATAAGGAAATATACAGAGACATCCTATTTTTATATTATTTTTCTGATTATGCTTGCAGGTATGAATGGTGTGCTTATCAGTATGGATATATTCAACATATATGTCTTCTTTGAAATTGCATCAATTGCATCCTTTATTCTTGTAGCTTTTGGACTTAGAGCAGAGGAACTTGAGGCATCAATGAAATATACGGTCATGAGTTTTATTGCTTCTACAATGATACTTTTTGCTATTGCACTTATCTACGGATTTACAGGGACACTTAACATAGCAACATTTATGTCTGAGACCGCAGGGCTTTCTACCTCACATCTCTGGTTCCTTGCAGGACTTCTCTTATCTGGTTTTGCGCTTAAGGCCGCTCTTGTACCTTTTCATACATGGTTACCTGATGCACATTCTATGGCACCTGCACCTATTTCTGCCATACTTTCAGGTATGTTCATAAAAGTTATAGGACTTTATGTGCTCATACGGATTACCAACAATATATTTATAATATTGCCTCAGATAAGAATCTGTTGCTTTTACTATTCGGAATATTGTCAATGGTTTTCGGAGGACTTATGGCATATGGACAGCGAAATATAA
- a CDS encoding NADH-quinone oxidoreductase subunit K has translation MIVYILVALMFFTGLYGIIAKKNIIKIIVGINIVGYATNIIFVLLGYKWDGIAPILTENMTVNTFLEKAVDPLPQALVLTSIVIDLAFVAFLAALAIRLFEKYETFDMDKIRRLKG, from the coding sequence ATGATTGTCTATATACTTGTTGCCCTGATGTTTTTTACAGGACTTTATGGAATTATTGCAAAGAAAAACATCATAAAAATTATTGTAGGAATAAATATTGTTGGGTATGCTACCAATATTATATTTGTACTTTTAGGTTATAAATGGGATGGGATTGCGCCTATCCTTACAGAAAATATGACGGTCAACACTTTTTTAGAAAAAGCGGTGGACCCATTACCACAGGCACTTGTTCTTACATCAATTGTCATAGACCTTGCATTTGTTGCATTTCTTGCAGCACTTGCCATACGGCTTTTTGAAAAATATGAAACTTTTGATATGGATAAGATAAGGAGATTGAAAGGATGA
- a CDS encoding cation:proton antiporter (subunit B of antiporter complex involved in resistance to high concentrations of Na+, K+, Li+ and/or alkali) gives MKNNGMSEIVQGIARIVFPFIVLYGLSLVLYGHITPGGGFSGGVVLTGGVVLLLLAFGKEYVFRFLPINVTKSLDSAGALGFLAVAISGLAGGVFFYNLLPKGNMFKLWSAGTIIISNIMIGLKVASALFVAIAILSMARLIRTDEGIKYKQSMEEEK, from the coding sequence ATGAAAAATAATGGAATGAGTGAGATTGTTCAGGGTATAGCGAGAATTGTATTTCCTTTTATAGTTCTTTATGGATTGTCTCTTGTCCTCTATGGGCATATTACACCAGGCGGTGGCTTTTCAGGTGGAGTAGTTCTCACAGGTGGAGTTGTTCTGCTTCTTCTTGCCTTTGGAAAGGAATATGTTTTCAGATTCTTACCTATAAATGTTACAAAATCCCTTGACAGTGCAGGTGCATTGGGTTTTCTTGCAGTTGCTATATCTGGACTGGCAGGAGGTGTATTTTTCTATAACCTGCTTCCTAAAGGGAATATGTTCAAACTATGGAGTGCAGGAACAATTATAATCAGTAATATAATGATAGGTCTGAAGGTTGCTTCCGCACTATTTGTTGCCATAGCAATTCTTTCTATGGCACGGTTAATAAGAACAGATGAAGGGATTAAATATAAACAGAGTATGGAGGAAGAAAAATGA
- a CDS encoding DUF4040 domain-containing protein, which yields MMLNTPLLIVLMLLMTVGCVISIVARSLTSSVVSMGTAGLILSILFLLLGAPDIAIVQVFVEIVALIILLSTIRRETRADMSTSGLYGVVTLIVLALFLFVFMIHGTEVVRPFGQPVITMGAEYLKASPSLLKAPNTVTAIVLDFRGYDTLGEATVIFTAIAGVVVLLRVKGRKDEK from the coding sequence ATGATGCTTAATACACCACTTTTAATTGTGTTGATGCTTCTTATGACAGTGGGGTGTGTTATATCTATTGTAGCAAGGAGTTTGACATCGTCTGTTGTTTCTATGGGAACTGCGGGACTTATATTAAGTATTCTGTTTTTACTTTTGGGAGCACCTGATATAGCAATTGTTCAGGTTTTTGTAGAGATAGTGGCTTTGATTATACTCCTTTCTACAATAAGGCGTGAAACGAGAGCAGATATGTCCACATCTGGATTGTACGGGGTGGTAACTCTGATAGTTCTGGCATTATTCCTGTTTGTTTTTATGATCCATGGAACCGAGGTTGTCAGACCTTTTGGACAGCCGGTAATCACTATGGGGGCAGAATATCTAAAGGCATCTCCTTCTCTTCTGAAGGCACCTAATACTGTAACTGCGATAGTGCTGGACTTTAGAGGATATGATACATTAGGAGAGGCAACCGTTATATTTACAGCGATAGCAGGGGTTGTAGTGCTCTTAAGGGTAAAGGGGAGGAAGGATGAAAAATAA